The following proteins are encoded in a genomic region of Acipenser ruthenus chromosome 4, fAciRut3.2 maternal haplotype, whole genome shotgun sequence:
- the LOC117399420 gene encoding musculin-like, with amino-acid sequence MSTGSVSDTDDIQEMVIQGLDFQYHGSKQDAMDNDLYNSAAEDECCTEFSGSSNCSTKKRRKSGASKSLPKTHKECKQSQRNAANSRERARMRVLSKAFSRLKTSLPWVPPDTKLSKLDTLRLASNYIAHLRQLLQEDRYENGFVHPVNLTWPFVVSGRPDSENKDVSATSRFCGATA; translated from the exons ATGTCAACAGGCTCGGTTAGTGATACTGATGATATTCAAGAGATGGTTATACAAGGACTTGATTTTCAGTACCATGGTTCAAAGCAGGATGCTATGGACAACGACCTATACAATTCTGCCGCAGAAGACGAGTGTTGCACAGAATTCAGCGGTAGCAGCAACTGCTCAACCAAGAAGAGACGCAAATCGGGTGCAAGTAagagcctacccaaaacacacaagGAATGCAAACAGTCTCAGAGAAATGCTGCCAACTCCCGTGAGAGAGCAAGGATGCGCGTTTTAAGTAAAGCTTTTTCCAGGTTAAAAACCAGCTTGCCCTGGGTACCACCCGACACCAAACTTTCCAAATTGGATACACTGAGACTGGCTTCAAACTACATCGCACACCTCAGGCAGCTTCTGCAAGAAGATAGATACGAGAACGGCTTCGTGCATCCGGTAAACTTG acatggCCATTTGTGGTTTCAGGAAGACCAGATTCAGAAAACAAAGACGTTTCTGCCACATCTAGGTTCTGTGGAGCTACAGCATAA